From the Planktothricoides raciborskii GIHE-MW2 genome, the window GATAAAAATCCCAGGGATATGATGGTTTAAAGCGATATGTTCGGCCAGATGGACTGGCATAGATTTGCGATTGTTAGTCACTAAAATACAATCATGCGCTTCACACCAAAGTAAAATTTCTGGATCTAAAGTTCCTTTCGGTGGAGCAGTGGTATCTCCAACGGCGATCGCGAATAAATCTGAGTTTAATCGGCTTGATTGGTATAAGTGGTATCGACATTTTCATCAATAAGATACTTGAGCATTATCCGTTAATTTCGCCAGCTTTTGGGCTTTCATTTTTCGCAATTTCTCGACAATTGGGCGAGGATGACGCTGTTGTTCGGCTCGCATTCTATCCCCCCATTCTAACCAATCGGTCATGTAAGCCTCAACCGCTGGCTTATTATGTAAATAGTACAAAATTGTTGCATATACCTGTTCTAAGGTTAATGAAGAATAGGTGTTAGCAATTTCTTCGGGAGTTTTTGCCCGAAAAAGGTGGTCAAACAAAATTGTTTCAATGCCGATTCTCGTGCCTTTTAGCCGAATGTCATCGTCAGCTAAAAAATTAAAGTAATCTTCTAAGATCATGGTTCTCTAAATTAAAAAATGACTATCGCGGTTTTTATTAGATTACAGAGATTTTCTGGATTCCCGCCTGCGCGGGAATGACAATTTTTTTGTACTTCATAACTCCGCAAAGTTCTATAAGGATTTACCCCAATTTTAACATAGTCTGAAACGTAAATCAAGGCATAAAATTTTGGGTCGGGGTCAAGAAAAGTTATTCGTAGGGTGGGTTAGGCGGTGAAAAATTGGCGGAAAACATCCCCATATTTGGCTCCGCCGTAACCCACCAAATCCGGGAATGGTTTCCCTATTCCTCTACCTTTTTCTGCTCCTCGGTTTCCTCCAGGGTTTCCGCCTCATCTTTGGGCAAATTTTTCAAAGATAATTCTAACTGCTTGGGTAACTTATCCACCTGAAAGTATTGATGAAATTTATTGGTCACGTGCAACCAATAAGAACGCCCATCAGACTGACGCCGTTTGCGAACAAAATTTTGTTCGACTAACTCTTGCACGTGCTGATAAGCCCCCGACCCGCGTAAATCGACTAATTCGGTTTGACTAATCGGGTTTTTCAGGGCAATCACCGCCAGAGTTCTCAGGGCTCCGACCCCCAATTCGGCGGGAATTAATTCACTCACCAACCCTTGAAAAGTTTCCCGTAATTGCAGCACATAACCTTTGTCGGTTTCCACCACTTCTAAGGCACTATCTCGACGGGCATAATCATCAATTAGTTCAATTAACGCGGCTTCCGCCTCAGATTTTTCACACTTGGCAAATTCAGCAATTTCCCCCAGGGATAATGGCTGACCTTTGAGATATAAAATAGCTTCAATTTTGCTGGCTAAACGAATCATTCTTTCCGTAATATTTCCCCGATAACCCATTTTTAATCTTGAACATTACCCGTCCCAATTATGTCAGCTTATTTTAATTCTCGACCAAAGGGGAATAAGGCCAAGTTGACTAATTTGATATGTTGTTTGGCAAAGGGTAAGCCAATAATGGTAATCGCCAGAATTAAGGCAGATACCAGATGCGCGATCGCAATTCCCCAACCAAACAAGAAAATCCAAATAATGTTAAAAATGGTTTGCAGGGTATTATTGGCATTTTCGCTTTCCACAATTTCTTTACCAAACGGGGTCATAGTGGCAAAGCCAATTTTAATCGATTGGATGCCGAAGGGAATACCAATAATCGTCAGGCAAATGCTCAGACCACCGACAATGTAGCCTAAGCCTGCCACGAAACCGCCAAAGATTAACCAGATGATATTGCCAATGAGACTCATAGTGTTAAAAGAGTTAGGAATTTAACAAATATTTTGAATTTACCATATACTATAGCACTGATTTGTGATTTTGACAATTGGACAAATCAAGCCGATCAATATTGATCGGCTTGATTTGTCCTGGGATAAAAATAATTTTTCCTGGAGTTAATCAAGACTCTGAAAATAATTTTCTGGTTCGGGTTGGGCCATTTCTGCTAAAGACTGCCAACCCGGTTGCCAGAGGGAACGGTCTTTTAGTTGGTTGGCATTTAACCAGAAACGCACCTCCTCATCACAAGAAGCGACCATTTCTGCAAATACCCATTTACCCTCATTTTTGCGATTCACTACTTGGAAATGTCGCCAACCCCAAGTTTGTTTGGTAGAAGTCCATTTGGAACCAACTAGATAAGGAAATTTTTGTTTTTTTGTCATATCAATTAACCAGGAAATAACAGCGGATGAAGTTAGGATTCTCGGTTTAAGGTTCTTCGGGGACAACTATCCACATAATGACATAAATGATGACTCCAGGACCACCGGCTAAGGCTAAAAAGATAAAACCTAGGCGAATGATGACTGGATCGATTTGAAAGTATTTTCCTAATCCGGCACAAATTCCAGCGATCGCCTTTCCATTGCGGCTGCGGTAAAGTTTTTTCGTTTCCATAGCACTCCTTCGCTTTAACGCCTGAAAATAACTAACGATTTACCCTTGACTGTTCATTTTCCACTATAATTTGGCGCTAACGATGCGTCAATTTCCGTAATTCTATGACAAAACATCCTTTTGATGAAAATTTGCCAGAAACCGGGGGCGGTCTGCCTTGACTCGAATATGGGGCAGAAAAAAAGTTACCCCAAGCTTTACAAGGCAAAGAACCATAAAAGCGCCTGTCTCTCTTGTGCGTGGGACACCGGGGGACAAAATAACGGCTTTGTGAATGAAACCGGAGATGAAGCCGGAGAGAATATTTACAACGGTATGCTAAAAGCGTAGGGGCGATCGCCGCTGAATCACAGTCAAAAATCGAGAAAAATGTTAGCCAAAAAAATGATTTTAACTCCGATGAACTATTTTATTCAAGTTTTTATATTCGTAATAGATATGAAAAATTCATAAATTGGTTGGCCTCTAAAAGATACCATATATAGATTAGTTTAAATTTAGTTTTTGCCGTTGCTTTTGATGCTTTTTTTCGGCCGCAAGAAATAGTGGCAATGAACAGTTATCGATCATACAATAAAGGGAGGTATTTGTTTTTAGTGAATGATGAATCCAGTTGAGCGATCGCGTTGGCCGAGGGATGATTATTGATCCTCAGATGGAGATTGGCCTGGTCAAATTTGCCTATCCAGGGTTGCCAATTACATCCTTATTGCAAGGGGTTTCGGAAATCCCCCGTGTATTTACAGAAGAAGCAGGGAAAACGGCCTGCGCTCTACAAATCGACAAAAACGAGATGCTCGCCAAACATTTAGACTATACACAGGTGATTTAAACTATTCATATACCTTTAAAATTTACCTTTAGGCCGATGACACCGCTTAATCCCTGGGCAAGTAATTCTCAAGACGCTCAAAATCAATCAGAAATTGCGTCACTTGCTCTAGCGCCTACGGAGACCCCAAGACCGCAGTGGCTTACTACTTCTGCCCTTTCTGCAACAAAACCAGAATTAAGCAGAATTTTAGATACAGCGATCGCCGCGATCGCCAATTATAAAGCCTTCCCCGATCGCCGATGGGAATTTGAATATTGGTCGGCGGGGTGCGAAAGAATCCTCGGTTATACCCCAGAAGAGTTATTAGCGGATCAAACTCTGTGGTCAAGTCGCGTCCCTGCCGCCGATTTAGAAACGATTGTGGATCGGGCATTTGAAGATTATCGGCTGCATCGACCGAGTAGCGTAGAATATCCTTTTTTACATAAAGATGGTTCTTGGCGCTGGATTATCTCCTCTCAGTTTGCCGTCTGGGATGAAGCAAGCTCCTGCTGGATGGGTACAGCGGTTTTCCTGGATATTACCGATCGCAAAATCGCCCAACAGAATCAGCAATTTCTCAATGAACTGCATCGGCGCTTAGAACAACTAAATGATGCAGAGGCAATACTCTGGGAAGCTATCAAAAGTTTAGGCGAATATCTCAATGTAGAGCGGGTGGTTTGGCAGGAGGTGAATGTCCCAGAAGATATCAGCCACGTCACCCAAGACTGGCGGCGCCAAGCAGACATTCCCAGTGTGGTGGGAACCTATCGCTTATCAGAACTGATTCTCCCGGACCTAGTAGAGCGTTTTCAAAGGGGGGAAGCGGTGGTGGTCCCTGACGTCGCCACCGATCCCTCTACGGCCCCCTTTGCGGACAACTTTGCACAAAGAGGGATTGGTGCATTTGTGGGCATTCCCTGTATCCATGAAGGACGCTGGGTAGCGGTGCTGGCGATTAATGCCCGGACTCCCCAAACTTGGCGACCGGATCAAGTGGCTTTGCTGGAGGCAACGGTCGAGAAGTTTTGGTCAATAATTCAGCTTGCCAAAGCGATTCAAGCCTTGAGAAATCGAGAAAATTTTATCAACGGCATTCTCGGCAGTATCACCGATGCTTTGATCGTTTGGGATAAAGACTGGTGTTGCACCTTCGCCAATGACAAATTTTTGCTCAACATTGGCATGAGTTGGTCTGAAGTGATGGGGAAAAATATCTGGCAAATGTTCCCGGACATGATTGGCAGCGAACCCTACGTCCTTCTACACCAGGCGATGAAGGAGCGGATCAGCCTAGAATACGAGTTTTACTATGAGCGGTGGGAAATGTGGATCGGCGATCGCGTCTATCCCATGCCTGACGGTGGATTAGCTATCTACTCCCGTGATATCAGCGATCGCAAACGCCTGGAAGCCGATCGACAAACCGCTGAAGCCTTCTTGCGAGAAAGCGAAAAACGCTATCGCCTAATATTCAAATGCAATCCCCAACCGATGTGGGTTTACGACGTAGAAACGCTCAGATTTTTAGCGGTTAATGGGGCGGCAGTGGCCAAGTACGGCTATTCTGAAACCGAATTTTTGTCAATGACCATCGCCGATATTCGCTCTCCTGAAGATATCCCACGTCTGCGAGAAAATATAGCCGAAGTAAACCAAGGGATTGATGCTGCCGGAATTTGGCATCATCGATTAAAAGATGGGCGTTTGATTCTGGTAGAAATCGTCTCTCATGTCTTGGAATTTTCCGGGCGAAGAGCGGAACTGGTTCTCGCGAATGATGTCACCGATCGCTTACAAGCGCAGTTAGCCAGAGAGGAATCCGAAGCCTTTCTCAGCAGCATCTATGATGGTGTGCGAGCGTCAATTTTTGTGGTGGATGTCACCGAAGACAACCACTTCCTTTACCGAAGTCTCAACCTTTCAGCCCAAGAGTTTACCGGACTGACGCTCCAGGAATTTCAGTATAAAACACCGGAACAAGTGTTTGGCCCTGAGATCGGTAAACGCCTTTGCCAAAATTACCAGAGGTGTTTGCAAGCCAATCAGAGTATCACCTATGAGGAACAGTTATTCTGGCGCGATCGCTTAATCTGGGTATTAACCACTTTATCCCCGTTAAGAAATGAGTCAGGTAAAATTTATCGCCTAGTAGGGACAGCCGTAGAAATTACCGATCGCAAACAAGCAGAAATCGCTTTTCAAGAACAAATTGCCAGAGAGCAACTAATCAAAAACATTACCCAAAATATCCGGAAAACCTTAGATATTGAGGAAGTTTTACAGCGGACGGTGGATCAAGTCAGAGACTTCTTAAAAGCCGATCGGGTGGTAATTTTTAAGTTTCAGCCGGATTGGTCTGGAAAGGTCATTAACGAATCAGTCCATCCAGATTATCCGGCAATTATTCATATCGATATTTTCGATCCCTGTTTTGCCGATCGATGGCTGGACATCTATCGGCAAGGTCTGGTCAGCACTCGCCCGGATTTTAATAGTGAGGAGATTCAGCCTTGTTATCGTCAACTGATGCAACCTTTTCAAGTCAAAGCTAACCTAGTAGTTCCCATTCTGTTGCAAAGCGATCGCTTGTGGGGTTTATTAATTGTGCATCAATGTAGCGCCCCCCGCCAATGGCAAATCACCGAAATCGAGTTAATGAAACAGTTATCGATTCAGTTGGGGATTGCCATTCAACAATCGGAATTATATCAACAAACTCATCAAGAATTATTAGAACGCCAAAAAGCCCAGCAAGCGCTCTTGGAAAGCGAACAAAGACTAAAAGCTATTTTAGAATATTCTCCAGCTTTGATTTATCTACTCGATCGCGATAATCGCTATTTGTTAGCGAATCAGCGTTGTGCGGCACTGCTCAACACCACTACCGATCAAGTCATCGGCAAAAATATTTATGATTTTTTCGCCCCTGAGATTGCTGATACCTTTGCCATCAATAATCGGTATGTTATAGAACATAACCAAGTTATAGAAGTGGAAGA encodes:
- a CDS encoding TIGR02450 family Trp-rich protein — translated: MTKKQKFPYLVGSKWTSTKQTWGWRHFQVVNRKNEGKWVFAEMVASCDEEVRFWLNANQLKDRSLWQPGWQSLAEMAQPEPENYFQSLD
- a CDS encoding PAS domain S-box protein codes for the protein MTPLNPWASNSQDAQNQSEIASLALAPTETPRPQWLTTSALSATKPELSRILDTAIAAIANYKAFPDRRWEFEYWSAGCERILGYTPEELLADQTLWSSRVPAADLETIVDRAFEDYRLHRPSSVEYPFLHKDGSWRWIISSQFAVWDEASSCWMGTAVFLDITDRKIAQQNQQFLNELHRRLEQLNDAEAILWEAIKSLGEYLNVERVVWQEVNVPEDISHVTQDWRRQADIPSVVGTYRLSELILPDLVERFQRGEAVVVPDVATDPSTAPFADNFAQRGIGAFVGIPCIHEGRWVAVLAINARTPQTWRPDQVALLEATVEKFWSIIQLAKAIQALRNRENFINGILGSITDALIVWDKDWCCTFANDKFLLNIGMSWSEVMGKNIWQMFPDMIGSEPYVLLHQAMKERISLEYEFYYERWEMWIGDRVYPMPDGGLAIYSRDISDRKRLEADRQTAEAFLRESEKRYRLIFKCNPQPMWVYDVETLRFLAVNGAAVAKYGYSETEFLSMTIADIRSPEDIPRLRENIAEVNQGIDAAGIWHHRLKDGRLILVEIVSHVLEFSGRRAELVLANDVTDRLQAQLAREESEAFLSSIYDGVRASIFVVDVTEDNHFLYRSLNLSAQEFTGLTLQEFQYKTPEQVFGPEIGKRLCQNYQRCLQANQSITYEEQLFWRDRLIWVLTTLSPLRNESGKIYRLVGTAVEITDRKQAEIAFQEQIAREQLIKNITQNIRKTLDIEEVLQRTVDQVRDFLKADRVVIFKFQPDWSGKVINESVHPDYPAIIHIDIFDPCFADRWLDIYRQGLVSTRPDFNSEEIQPCYRQLMQPFQVKANLVVPILLQSDRLWGLLIVHQCSAPRQWQITEIELMKQLSIQLGIAIQQSELYQQTHQELLERQKAQQALLESEQRLKAILEYSPALIYLLDRDNRYLLANQRCAALLNTTTDQVIGKNIYDFFAPEIADTFAINNRYVIEHNQVIEVEETLPIGDEVHTYISWKFPFANSLGEVYAVCGISTDITDRKKAENKIAEQAALLNISTDAIFVKDLEHRILFWNQGAERLYGWTAAEVLGQKTEKLFNQKEQHQEAIQTTLAQGSWQGELQQITKTKQKIIVDSSWTLVENLFDEAKSILIVNSDITEKKQLEEQFYHAQRLESIGTLAGGIAHDFNNILTPILGISEILPLKLTNVDARTKQQLAYLTMSARRGADLVKQILLFSRSTEGQLVTLQLGYVLLEVSGIAQHTFPKAIAIKTQIPTKELWTISADAIQMHQVFMNLMVNARDAMPKGGNLTISAENRQLDENYAAMNLEAKSGAYVVVTVADTGSGIVPEVLDRIFEPFFTTKETGKGTGLGLSTVMGIVKNHGGFIKVNTELEKGTTFQVFLPSTSGEVSGKSLAEVIPRGQGEMILIVDDEMLIQEITKTTLENYNYRTLTASDAIEAIALYVENKQEVKVVIMDMIMPNLDPVTAIDILQKMNPQLKIIAISGLLSNQQLALDANVKRFLLKPYTSSQLLQTLAEVIAES
- a CDS encoding YccF domain-containing protein, with amino-acid sequence MSLIGNIIWLIFGGFVAGLGYIVGGLSICLTIIGIPFGIQSIKIGFATMTPFGKEIVESENANNTLQTIFNIIWIFLFGWGIAIAHLVSALILAITIIGLPFAKQHIKLVNLALFPFGRELK
- a CDS encoding DUF433 domain-containing protein yields the protein MILEDYFNFLADDDIRLKGTRIGIETILFDHLFRAKTPEEIANTYSSLTLEQVYATILYYLHNKPAVEAYMTDWLEWGDRMRAEQQRHPRPIVEKLRKMKAQKLAKLTDNAQVSY
- a CDS encoding PspC domain-containing protein; translated protein: METKKLYRSRNGKAIAGICAGLGKYFQIDPVIIRLGFIFLALAGGPGVIIYVIMWIVVPEEP
- the scpB gene encoding SMC-Scp complex subunit ScpB, which gives rise to MIRLASKIEAILYLKGQPLSLGEIAEFAKCEKSEAEAALIELIDDYARRDSALEVVETDKGYVLQLRETFQGLVSELIPAELGVGALRTLAVIALKNPISQTELVDLRGSGAYQHVQELVEQNFVRKRRQSDGRSYWLHVTNKFHQYFQVDKLPKQLELSLKNLPKDEAETLEETEEQKKVEE